In Chryseobacterium salivictor, the DNA window TTGCATCTCGTGGACATTCAGTTAGAAACATTTCTATTTTTTGATGTTCTCAAATATACCAAAACTTTAAAAAAGGTCTGATTAAAATTTAAATACTTTTAAAAAGTTGACTATCAGTAATTTAAATAAAATTCAATTACAGAAACAATAAAAATAATTACAACATATTTGCCTTAACCTTCGCCTAAAATTTTAACTTTGTTTAAAATATGCAATTATGATAACCATAGATTTTAACCTCGACTGGAAACTGAAATTACAAAACCGTTTTATTAATTATGTAAAAATATATTCAACCAGCGATCCCGAAAGTGAAGCAACGCCTTCAACGCCGCAACAGTGGGATATTGCCAAATATATTTTTGAAGAACTGAAAACCTTGGGTCTGAGTGATGTTTCCATGGATGAGCACGGCTATATTTACGCTTACGTGCCTTCAAATCTGGAAAACGACGATGAGCCGGTAGTCGGATTTATATCGCATTACGACACCTCTCCTGACTTTAACGGAGAAAATGTAAAACCACAAATTTGGGATGATTACGACGGTGGCGACCTGGTTTTGAATAATGAAACCGGATTTACCCTTTCTCCTTCAAAATTTGAAAGATTAAAAGATTACGTTGGCAAAACATTGATTACGACCGACGGGACAACTTTACTGGGCGCTGACGATAAAGCAGGTATTGCAGAAATCGTTACCGCGGCAGAATATTTATTGGCACACCCGGAAATTAAACACGGCCGAATCGCCATCGGATTTACCCCCGATGAAGAAATCGGAAGAGGTGCACATAAATTTGATGTGAAAAAATTCGGCGCAGAATGGGCGTACACCATGGACGGCAGCGAAGTTGGAGAACTGGAATATGAAAATTTCAATGCCGCCGGAGCCGTGGTGAAAATCCACGGTTTGAGTGTGCATCCCGGTTATGCCTTCGGGAAAATGGTAAATGCTTCTTTACTGGCAGCAGAATTCATTAAAATGCTTCCTGAAAACGAAACGCCTTCTACCACAAAAGGATTTGAAGGTTTTTATCATTTAACCGATTTAAAATCTGAAGTTTCAGAGGCAAAAATTCAGTATATCATTCGCGATCATGATCATGAGAAGTTTGAAGCAAGAAAAAAATTCATGACGGATGTGGTCGCAGAATTCAACAAAAAATTTGGAGCCGGAACTGCCGAAATTGAAATCAAAGAACAGTATCTCAATATGAAACAGCAGTTTGAGGGAAAAATGCATATTGTAGACATTGCAGAACAGGCCATGAAAGACGCCAACATCGAACCGAAAATAAAGGCCATCCGCGGCGGCACAGACGGCGCACAGCTTTCTTATATGGGATTGCCGTGTCCGAACATTTTTGCGGGCGGATTAAACTTTCACGGACCTTACGAATATGTTTGCCTGGAATCAATGGAAAAAGCGGTGAAGGTAATTGTGAACATTGCGAAAGCCATCAAGAAGAGATAAACCGGAACAATTCTTATTAAAGCCATCACTGTGATCAGTGGTGGCTTTTTTTTGTTCTTTTAGTTTTATGGGTACGAGCGTGACGCTCGCAGCAGCGGGGGCTTTGTTACTTTATTTATACTTCGTAATTATATATTTACCTCCATAATCATCAAATGAAATTAAATAATTATTTATAAACATTTTGTACAAGATTGTTTGATTTTGGTTTAAATCGATATCTTTTGGATAAAAATAAAAAGTTTCATTATTTATTTTTTTCAAATATTTTTTTTCTATTTGGTTGGCAGAAGTTTGTATTATATTATTATCCAAACTAAACATTATCACTTCATATTTTTGCACTTGGTTTGTTTTTAAACTAACTTCTTGTTTTAAGGCTTTATTTAAAAAATTATAAAATGTTTTGTAATTATTTTTATAATAACTGCTATAAATATCCTGTAACTCCAAAGCATTAATAGATATCATTTTGTTATTATCTAATTTCAAATATAATAAGTTTGTCGCCTTTTCTGCGATATAAGATATAACACTATCGTTGTTCCCATTATCAATGATTGATATTTCTCTAATTAACTTATCATTTATATGAATTTCTGATTTGGAACAAGAAATTAAAATAAATACTATCGATAAGAAAGCTGGTTTAAATTTAAATTTCACAGTCGATTTCATTTTTATTGTATTCTGTTGCTTTCAGGTAAACCAGTTTTTTTTCTTTCTTCCCTAATTTTTTGACCTGGTAAAATGTAGTTTGATGGATTAGGATTTACTTTGTCTCAATCATAAGTCGTCCGTTTCGGTATCCCTTCTATTTCTCTTGCTCGCTTTTCTGTTTGAACAGCTCTTTGTTCATTTGGATCTCTTGCTGTTTGTCTGTCAGAATATTTTCCATCGAATGCATTCTCTATCTCATAGTCATACTGATGCTGTTTTGGCAGATGGATTTTGAGAATTCTGATAATAGCCTGCCCTAAGACGGTTCGAGTCATCATATACGTAACCATATCTCCGTAAAATACCGTCATTAGCAGTTGCCCAATCAACTTCTGCAATATTGCCCCACCGCTGCCGCACGAATCCTTTAGTGTGGCTATCGCACAACTTTTAAAGACCAATCTCAACTGGTTTGATCTGCTGTTGCCAAAATTGATGTTTTTTGACATTTGAATTTCTTTTTCCTGCTTGTCCAAACATCCAGAGCAGCCATTGGCTACGCCGAATCACTTCGTTACTTTCCTGCTTTTTAAAAGCTTTCAACCATCCAATCACGCCGGATTTCTGGCTTCAAACTGTATCCCACACTGACAACACCTCCAGCCCAAAAGCATCTCCCCCGGTCAATAAACATCTTTTCCCATGAACCGTCGGATAAAATGAAACCCTAGCTACCGAAAACAAAATCCCGTTACCCGCTGCGCATTCTATGATAAAATCCAAATAAAAATCGTTAAAATTAAGATGCAAATTTGTAAGTGTTGATGTAAGGAGTTTCTCGACTTATTACTGCAAAAACTCTGCTGATTAGTTTGCATCTTATGTTATTTAAAACCAGCATGGAGTTTTTTCCTTCAAGCTTTTTCTTCTGGTAATATTCTTTTAATTGAGGGTCGTATTTAATTGCGGTCATTGCACACATTTGGAGCAAAGATTTCATTTTTTTATCTGCCATATGATTTACTTTGGTTCTGCCTTTTATGCTTGTTCCAGAACTATATTCAAAAGGAGCTATACCAGAATAGCAAGCAAATTTTCGCCAATTAGCAAACATCGTAAATCCTTTTGTTGCAATAATTAAATAGGTACTGGTTTTCTCTCCTAATCCAGGGATTGATTGAATGAGCCGATTTTGCTGATCCAATTGTTCATCAGCTTTAATGATTTCTTTAATTTTAATTTCTATTTTTTGAAGCGTTTTTTTTATCACGTTGATCAGAGATTTATTGATCCCTACTACTTCTGCAAACACCTTTTTATCAACAAAATTTTCATTTTCTTTGGTCGTTTCTAGAAGTAATAATGCTTTTAAAACTTTTTCTCTTTCGGTGAAAAGAATTTTTAATTTTTGAATATTAATATCAGATACATTGAAAATTTTCAACTTATCTAGATTCCTAAAGCTATAAAACGCAATATCTTTGGCGTCCGTTTTATCCGTTTTTCCTCTAGAAATTCCTTTGGATCGTTTAATTTCAATGGCGGGAACGACCCATAGATCAAATTTCAAATCTGTTGAAACATTAATTAAATGATTGGTATAAATACCTGTGTTTTCACAACAGAATAAGACTTCGCGAATGTCAATTTTTCGTTTAATAAGAGCTTTGATGAAAAGTTTGATGGACTTTGCATCGTTATCCAATACAAAATGTTCGGATTCAAGGGTTTGACTGTTCAATAGATTTACATCCAATTTCAATTTTGAAACATCAATCCCAATGTGGAAGCAATAATTTTTCATAACTTTGGATTTAGGATAAACAAAATGTTGAACTTCTTTAGAGCCTTTATTAGACCACAATGTCTATCATTCTATTTGAAGCTGTTCAACGGGATTCAAGGAGAAGGCAGAGGACTAATGCGCAGCATGGTTCTTAACCAGCAAAGTCTAAAGTTCACCTCTGCTTTCCTTTGAATAAATTTAAGATTTTTATTAGAATTCAAAGTAAAGGCAAAGTCTCCGACTTTGAGCCTCTTCGATCTCACTCCTCACCATTATTATATTTCCAAAACTCATTAGTTTCAGTGATGTTTATAATCGAAGAATCTGCCAATTTTATATTTTACAATCCTTTTCCGAAACATAGTTGCTTGCTTAAGAATAAATATAATGTGGTGCTTTTTCAACCAAACCTGCTTCAATGGGATTACGAGGGATATAATTCAGTTGATCCCATAGGAAAGATAGCGTATAAATTTCTTCTGCGTTATTTCTATATTTCAAAAACTGACAATTTTTATTTGTGCCGTGAGTTTCGGTTGATTTTCGAAAACTTTGAACCATCCAATCACGCCGGATTTCTGGCTTCAACTGTATCCCACACCGACAACACCTCCAGCCCAAAAACATCTCCTCCAGCCAATAAACCCCCGCTGCGCAAAGTCTCCGACTTTGAGCCTCTTCGATCTC includes these proteins:
- the pepT gene encoding peptidase T, producing MITIDFNLDWKLKLQNRFINYVKIYSTSDPESEATPSTPQQWDIAKYIFEELKTLGLSDVSMDEHGYIYAYVPSNLENDDEPVVGFISHYDTSPDFNGENVKPQIWDDYDGGDLVLNNETGFTLSPSKFERLKDYVGKTLITTDGTTLLGADDKAGIAEIVTAAEYLLAHPEIKHGRIAIGFTPDEEIGRGAHKFDVKKFGAEWAYTMDGSEVGELEYENFNAAGAVVKIHGLSVHPGYAFGKMVNASLLAAEFIKMLPENETPSTTKGFEGFYHLTDLKSEVSEAKIQYIIRDHDHEKFEARKKFMTDVVAEFNKKFGAGTAEIEIKEQYLNMKQQFEGKMHIVDIAEQAMKDANIEPKIKAIRGGTDGAQLSYMGLPCPNIFAGGLNFHGPYEYVCLESMEKAVKVIVNIAKAIKKR
- a CDS encoding transposase, which encodes MWSNKGSKEVQHFVYPKSKVMKNYCFHIGIDVSKLKLDVNLLNSQTLESEHFVLDNDAKSIKLFIKALIKRKIDIREVLFCCENTGIYTNHLINVSTDLKFDLWVVPAIEIKRSKGISRGKTDKTDAKDIAFYSFRNLDKLKIFNVSDINIQKLKILFTEREKVLKALLLLETTKENENFVDKKVFAEVVGINKSLINVIKKTLQKIEIKIKEIIKADEQLDQQNRLIQSIPGLGEKTSTYLIIATKGFTMFANWRKFACYSGIAPFEYSSGTSIKGRTKVNHMADKKMKSLLQMCAMTAIKYDPQLKEYYQKKKLEGKNSMLVLNNIRCKLISRVFAVISRETPYINTYKFAS